The following are from one region of the Littorina saxatilis isolate snail1 linkage group LG4, US_GU_Lsax_2.0, whole genome shotgun sequence genome:
- the LOC138963781 gene encoding uncharacterized protein — translation MGARRFQIASCQLDVQTTQNGRHQGTFCVVLGFPLLFFSPVNVGVYVGGVFGTIVVFCVLVAIVCVCIKKGQRGRVVVSPVVQPGNNISVVSANTSNQYSGNTYSQPMGAQQMQPTPYGQAVPPPYSYSNPAYPPTQHAAPGSLHLSATAAFSTKS, via the exons CAGACGACACAAAATGGCCGCCATCAAGGAacgttctgtgttgttcttgGCTTTCCTTTGCTGTTTTTCAG CCCTGTCAACGTCGGGGTGTATGTGGGCGGGGTGTTCGGTACCATAGTGGTTTTCTGCGTCCTGGTGGCCATCGTCTGCGTGTGTATCAAGAAAGGTCAGCGAGGCCGGGTAGTGGTCAGTCCAGTTGTACAGCCTGGTAACAACATCTCAGTGGTCAGCGCAAATACAA GTAATCAGTATTCAGGCAACACCTACAGCCAGCCAATGGGAGCCCAGCAGATGCAGCCTACTCCGTACGGCCAGGCAGTTCCTCCCCCCTACTCCTACTCCAACCCCGCTTACCCCCCGACACAGCACGCGGCTCCCGGGTCGTTGCATCTCTCTGCTACCGCTGCTTTCTCGACCAAGTCTTAA